ACCGTGACGCCGCCGCTCGTGCGCAGGGCGACGTTCACCGCGACCAGCATGCTCCGCGCGGCGTAGTTGAGCGTGCCGCAGAGCGGGTCGACCAGCCAGGTGCGCCCCGCCCCGCCGGCCCCTGTGCGGCCACTCTCCTCGCCGACGACGGCGTCGTCCGGTCGGGCCGCCCGGAGGAGGTCGACGACGGCGCGCTCCGCCTCGATGTCGGCCTCGGTCGCGAAGTCGCCGGCGGACTTCTCGACACGTGCCAACGGCCCGCCGTACCGGGCGCGCACGACGGCCGCCCCGGCCGCCGCGGCCGCCACCACCAGGTCCCCGTCCGTGATCACGCGTCGACCCTAGTGGCTCGGCGTCAGCGGCGGTGGTCCTCGTCGTCCGGGATGATCGACTCGCGTTGTTCGAGGGCGTCCGCCGGGTTCGCGTCCTCGGGCAGGGCGGTGCGCAGGTCCTGCTCGCCGGCCGGCGGCGAGCCCTGCTCCGCGACGTCCGCGTCGCTGGCCTCCAGCGGCGGGGTCGTCGGGGTGACGTCCTGCGCCGAGTCGTCCACGACCGTCTGGCGCTGCTCCAGGGCGTCCGCCTCGGGCGGCTCGCGCAGCGGGTCGTCCGGGTTGACCGTCATCTCGCATCCCCTCCGGAGGGCTGATCGTGCGGGCGCGTCCGTCCCTTAGTTCCCCCGTGACGGGCCGGAAACCCGGGCATCGGGGGTGAAACGGGCGGTACCGGGTACCCGCCGGCATGCCCGAGGGTCACCTGATCCACCGGTACGCACGCGAGCAGGACGCCGCGCTCGCCGGCCGCGTGCCCGCGCTGTCCAGCCCTCAGGGCCGCTTCGACCCGGGCCCGTACGCGGGACGCGCGCTGCGGACGGTCGAGGCGTACGGCAAGCACCTGCTCTACCACTTCGACGACAGCCCGACGCTGCACGTGCACCTCGGCATGCGGGGCCTCTTCCTGCGCCACGCCGATCCGGCCGTGCCGCCGCGCGGGGGAGTGCGACTGCGGCTGGCCACCGACGCGGTCGCGTACGACCTGATCGCGCCGATCCGGTGCGAGCCGCTCCCGGACGACGGCGTACGCGCGCTGCGGGCCTCGCTCGGCCCCGACCCGCTGCGGGCCGACGCCGACGCCGCGGAGGCGGTACGCCGGCTGGCCGCGAGCAGCGGCGCGGTCGGCGCGGCCGTGCTCGACCAGTCGGTCTGGGCGGGCATCGGCAACGCCTGGCGCGCGGAGCTGCTCTTCCTCGCCGGTCTCGACCCGGACGCGCGCCGGCCCGGCCCGGAGGTCGCGCGGCGGCTGTGGGACCTGGCGGTGCGGTACCTGGCGCTCGGGCGGGACGCCGGCCAGGTGGTCAGCGACCCGGACCTGCCCGACGAGCGCTGGGTCTACAAGCGTGAGACGTGCCGACGGTGCGGCGCGCCGGTGCGCCGCTGGGACCTGGGCGCGCGGACCGCGTACGCCTGCCCGGTGGACCAGCCCGCTGCCAACTAGGTTGTTGCGCTATCTAGGTTGCCGCACTATGGTCCGTCCATGATCTCTCCGACGTCGCGCGCCGCGCGGTCGCGGTAGGGGCGCGATGGACCAGGAGCGACGGGCGCAGTGGCTGCGGGGGGTCCT
This genomic stretch from Micromonospora krabiensis harbors:
- a CDS encoding DNA-formamidopyrimidine glycosylase family protein — translated: MPEGHLIHRYAREQDAALAGRVPALSSPQGRFDPGPYAGRALRTVEAYGKHLLYHFDDSPTLHVHLGMRGLFLRHADPAVPPRGGVRLRLATDAVAYDLIAPIRCEPLPDDGVRALRASLGPDPLRADADAAEAVRRLAASSGAVGAAVLDQSVWAGIGNAWRAELLFLAGLDPDARRPGPEVARRLWDLAVRYLALGRDAGQVVSDPDLPDERWVYKRETCRRCGAPVRRWDLGARTAYACPVDQPAAN